The DNA region GAGGAACAACGTATGTTGCGCCAATACGTTGACATAGTAGAGAATATCGTATCGATATTTTTGGGCGACGTAGGATGCCAGCCCTATGACTTTCTGCATCCATAATACCTGTTTATCGTATTCGATCTTATTCATAACTAATCTTCCTTAGATATGAACATTCCAGGCTGCCCAGGGACCTTATTCATCCTGCCATTGTCCGTCAACGGTATTCCCAGTTGTGGTAATTTATCGGTGAGTGGCTTGTTCATTCCGAACTTTAAGTACTCGCCGATTTTATATTCCACTTCAAGTCCCAGGATGTCATAACTGTACTCTCCCGTCTTCAGCTGGGGTTCCTGTGTTAACCACTTTAGTTTCATAGGATTTTCTTAAGGTGTTTATAAGTTCTTTTGCCCTAGTGGGCGTTTTCGTCAAGACCACCATGTCATCCACGAATAGGCATATGATTATACCTTCTCCTAGGAATACACATGGCCAGCCTTTGACTTCATGGACATCTGCGTTGTTTAACAGATATTCCTTTATAGTTTTGCACCAATTTGCTCCACTTTGCTTTAATCCATATAGGGATTTGCGGAGTCTTAGCACCTTTTTTTTCATGTTCATATGAGGTGGAGCTCGAATATATAACTCCCCCTCTAGATCTGCATACAGGTATGCAGATGATATGTCCAGCTGGGTGATGGTCATGTCGATGTCCAAGGCTATCTCCATGCAGGTCATTAGAGCATAGTTGTGCACTGTGTTTGCCTGCAGGTTCTCCAGATATGTTTCTGGTTTTTGTTGATCACCTCTGGCTACAACGCAACATTTTTTTGAACCGTCTCGCTTGGTAGTGAATATGAACATGGAATTCACTATCCTGCTTTTAGTTACACTGTCGGCTCCGATAACGTGGTCTTTATCCCAGGTGGACATTTTTAGAAGTTGGTTTACCTCTTTCTCATAAGCAGCAATGaatttttctttctcttctgcaTTACTGTTTAAAGATATAGCCTCCTTGTAGCTCAGGGATGGTCTTTCGGCATGAGCTTTTGTATTGTTTCTTGTAACCTTTGCGTACTGGATTCTTTGCTTCGACATGGCGGTTCACTTTGGCCACTGGTGCCATCCTGGTCTTCGCTTCCTTCTGAATCCTCTCTGCTCCGCTTACGTCCCCTTCTGGtttatccttctcttcctgAGCAGGAGGTGGTGTGCCCCGCGAAGCGGTGTCCGATGGGTATCAGTCGGTTTCGGTACCAGAATCGTCATTGGAGTCAGAACTGGACCTAGAAGTATCCTCACTAGTTTTCGATGTTAACGTTGGTGGTGACTGCTGAATCGTCTTGCGCCGTTCAGGCGAAGCTGAGTTTGCGCGGATCATTGTTTGCTTTTGAGAGACGGGTGCCTTAGTAATCATGAGTGGAGGAAGTTTATGTGCTTTCGTACCACCCGCCGTGAGTATCTCTCTTGGTAATCCTCTGTTCCGCTGTCATTTGTGCTGCGTGGCTTGGCTTGGTCGTAGCGTTGTTTTGGGTGAGTACATTCGTATCACCCGATTGGCCATGATCGTGCGGAGTCAGACTAAATCAAAGCTGATGTTAGTCGgtggaagagcttgagcAGAGCTACTactgttcttgatcgtTTAATTTTCCGCTTCATGAATGATCGGGTCGACGACCGTTTCATTAAATTGCGCATTGGCACTAATCACCTTGTAATGTTTGGTATCGATCACACGTTCATCGGAACCAGGGACATATATGAGATAGCCGAATGATGTCGGAGATAGACAAAGAGCATAAACTTTCATCCCTATGTTGACTAGCTGCCTGTCTGTTTGCGGCTTGTTGACGATGACCGTTTGGCCGAATGGTAGGATAGTGCTTGCATCCAGCCCTGTTAAACCTGCCTTGGTTCTTGGGGACACGCCAATACTTGACGATACCACCGAGTTTCGACAAGCCGAAAACAGGCAGTAAGTTGCATAACAGAGGGAGGAAGGCTATGCTTATCGCCATCTCCAAGCAAAGTAGTTTTACGCCGAATTGTCTTTCGATAAACATTACCAGTTCAATAAATTCATCCGTGACGCTTTGTGAGTCCTTATCCCTTAGAGGGACGACCCACTTGAAACGTGTGCATTCATCAGTGAATGCTAGCATGTATCTGGCTGTATTGGCTGCGGAGATGGTTAGGGCCCGAATAAGTCCACACGGATGAATTCGAAGCGTGAGTATTCTTTCTGGTACTTGAGCCTTGAGTTTAGAAGGTGTCTGTTCTTGGATGACTTTTCTTCCATACAAATTCCGCACTGAAATTTCTCAGAGCTTTTCCAGTTTATTTCGTCCATATGAATGCCTGCTACGGAGCCATCCTTAATACAAGACTTTAGAGTTTTTACATTCACATGTCCAAATAATCATGGCTATAATACAGGGAGAATTTAACAGCGTTGATATTCATCGTTCTGTGTTTCATTCCGGGTGCCGGTAGTACTAGGTATTTCGAGGATAATTAGTAGTATGGTCCTTTCTTTATTATTCTAGCAACCGGCCTTCTGTTTTTGTTCTTAATACATAAGTAGCCCTTTTGAGCTAACTCTTCGACGCTGAGAACATCCGATTCCGCATCTGGCGAAGATAAGGCGTTAACGGTGCAAGgtctgctgttgagaaaAAGTTGTTGAATATTCTCTTTGGAATCCACTTTCATATAGTTTCCCTGAGCATCTTGTAGTGTGCACTTCGGATTGTAAGACTTGTCGTGCAGGCACTTCTCCTGCTTCAACCGAAGTGGATGCGCCTGAATCTATCAATAGATACTTTTTATTCACTGTGGCACTGTTCGACCCACTCGTTCGTCAGTTGTGGAAACTCAAGATGGTGTTTGGGATTGTGGTCCTCTGATTCCTCATCTGCTTTCTCATCACTTACCGTGTTCGTGATGTCGATCCAATTGACAGGTCTTCCTTCCAAGTTTTGTAGTTGGTGCGTCCTTGGTAGCACTCTCTTCCCCTTCCTATTCATTGTTTTTATTTCAAATCTGACATTATCTTTTGTCACAGTACCAGGCGACATGATCTCTTTTTTGGAGACTTCTTAAGAAAGATGGGCAGAAGAGTTTCCAGAAATGCATCCAAGTTTCTTCTATCTTAGGCGCTTCCAATTGGGGAGGGGAGCGAATTCTGGCACATTCGCCGTCCAACCCATTGGAAAGAAGCGACAGGTTTCTGGTTGAATACATTAAGACTGGCGGACGCCATTCGCTCGATTGCCGGTTTTGTCCTGGCGAAGTAGACCTTAGGACCTATTTTCACGTCGTACGTGTGTTTCGCAGCATTCAACAAGGTGAGATACCCTTGCTAGGTTTCTCTTTCTAGTTTGAAGGAGGACATAAATACTCATAGCGCGCATTCCGTCCTTGGGACCTTGTTCAACGCATGCGGGATATGGTCCTTGATGCTCTTGGGGAATTATTCCTTCCACCTAGTTCGTAAGGCGAGAATTCTGTTGCGAAGCTGTTCTTGTCTTGGACTCCTTCTGGCCCTGTCGTCCTACGTACGCAGCAAACTTCTCATCATGCAgggaagttcttgaaagcgGTCACAGGTTCTGGCGAGATAAACAGATGCCGCCCTGGTGCCTTTGCATCAGATATATCCTCTGATTTTAGCGGCAACCGTGTTCGAGATCGATTTGACTTCGATTGACGAGGGTGATGACTTACTAAACTGGTTGCATCGGCAATTTTCGAATAAACCATCCAACAGCTCGATCATTGTTAATGTCATAAAATGTATTCCTAAATCTTAATTCTGCTACTTGACCTACTTACTGCAAATTGAATATGTCGCCAGGTGATCGCGCCGTTCTTTGGCGTGTGTACGG from Torulaspora globosa chromosome 3, complete sequence includes:
- a CDS encoding uncharacterized protein (Ty like retrotransposon) → MSKQRIQYAKVTRNNTKAHAERPSLSYKEAISLNSNAEEKEKFIAAYEKEVNQLLKMSTWDKDHVIGADSVTKSRIVNSMFIFTTKRDGSKKCCVVARGDQQKPETYLENLQANTVHNYALMTCMEIALDIDMTITQLDISSAYLYADLEGELYIRAPPHMNMKKKVLRLRKSLYGLKQSGANWCKTIKEYLLNNADVHEVKGWPCVFLGEGIIICLFVDDMVVLTKTPTRAKELINTLRKSYETKVVNTGTPAEDGRVQL